The Mesobacillus jeotgali genome window below encodes:
- a CDS encoding NUDIX hydrolase has product MEWDIKESSIIKVDRFQITIDQVVLPNKEEKSFSYLDFAKGVCVLPITEDHKVVCIKQYRHAMKSWGWELPAGTIDPESSSPLETAKKELEEETGYIAEHWLDLGSFYPSPGSTTEEISLFAAAGLTKTEQKLESSEQIELYTISMEELKKLIVEGEFKHGAGLAAILRYKFMTD; this is encoded by the coding sequence ATGGAATGGGATATTAAGGAATCAAGCATTATTAAAGTGGACAGGTTTCAGATTACCATTGATCAGGTTGTTCTCCCCAATAAGGAGGAGAAGAGCTTTTCCTATTTGGATTTCGCTAAGGGGGTTTGTGTCCTTCCTATTACCGAAGATCATAAGGTGGTCTGTATAAAACAATATCGCCATGCGATGAAAAGCTGGGGATGGGAATTGCCTGCAGGAACGATTGACCCTGAGAGTAGTTCCCCGCTTGAAACAGCAAAAAAAGAGCTTGAGGAAGAAACAGGCTATATTGCTGAGCATTGGCTCGATCTAGGGAGCTTCTATCCTTCTCCAGGATCGACGACAGAGGAAATCTCTCTTTTTGCCGCCGCTGGTTTGACAAAGACAGAGCAAAAGCTTGAAAGCAGCGAGCAAATTGAACTGTACACCATTTCAATGGAGGAGTTAAAGAAGCTGATTGTTGAAGGTGAGTTCAAACACGGAGCAGGACTTGCTGCTATTTTACGATATAAATTCATGACAGACTGA
- the galU gene encoding UTP--glucose-1-phosphate uridylyltransferase GalU, whose protein sequence is MKKVRKAIIPAAGLGTRFLPATKAMPKEMLPIVDKPTIQYIVEEAIASGIEDILIVTGKGKRAIEDHFDYSPELERNLENKGKLDLLDKVRYSTNLADIHYIRQKEPKGLGHAVWCARTFIGDEPFAVLLGDDIVQSETPCLKQLLDQYEKTRSSVIGVQKVSPEETHRYGIIEPSIQEGRRYLVENLVEKPDLGKAPSNLAIMGRYILTPEIFMFLDHMETGAGGEIQLTDAIQKLNSIQRVFAYEFEGKRHDIGEKLGFVKTTIEFALQNENIRPDILKYIGEILHRERF, encoded by the coding sequence TTGAAAAAAGTACGCAAAGCAATCATCCCGGCAGCAGGCCTGGGGACCCGCTTCCTTCCGGCAACGAAGGCCATGCCAAAGGAAATGCTGCCGATTGTCGATAAACCGACCATACAGTATATAGTCGAGGAAGCGATTGCCTCCGGAATAGAGGATATTCTCATTGTCACCGGGAAAGGGAAGCGGGCAATAGAGGATCACTTTGATTATTCTCCGGAGCTTGAAAGGAACCTCGAAAATAAGGGGAAGCTGGATTTACTTGATAAGGTGCGCTATTCCACCAATCTGGCAGATATTCATTATATCCGACAGAAGGAACCGAAAGGATTGGGGCATGCTGTTTGGTGTGCACGCACTTTTATCGGAGATGAGCCATTTGCCGTCCTACTTGGCGATGATATCGTCCAGAGTGAAACGCCGTGTTTGAAGCAGCTGCTTGATCAATATGAAAAAACCCGTTCTTCTGTGATCGGCGTCCAGAAGGTCTCCCCTGAAGAGACACATCGATACGGAATCATTGAACCGTCCATTCAGGAGGGACGCCGCTATCTTGTAGAGAATCTTGTCGAGAAGCCGGACCTTGGTAAAGCCCCATCAAACCTTGCAATCATGGGAAGATATATCCTGACTCCTGAAATCTTCATGTTCCTTGACCACATGGAAACAGGGGCCGGAGGAGAGATTCAACTTACCGATGCGATTCAAAAGTTGAATTCGATACAAAGAGTGTTTGCTTATGAATTCGAAGGAAAAAGGCATGATATTGGTGAAAAGCTGGGTTTTGTAAAAACGACCATTGAGTTTGCCTTGCAGAACGAGAACATTCGTCCTGATATCCTGAAGTACATTGGTGAAATTCTCCATCGTGAACGTTTTTAA
- a CDS encoding LysM peptidoglycan-binding domain-containing protein — protein sequence MKKQAASLITAAVLTSAFSSVASADTYIVKKGDTLSRIAITYKTTVVDLKKANNLSSDLIYVNQTITVPDSKVVSKPDVASSVQAAKTETASVYVVVSGDTLSKIASLHKISLSNLMKWNNLSSHLIYPGQKLKVSNESASTTPAPATTQPAPVSSPKAPAAPAKQAQSTYIIKPGDTLSGISKQVGMSVKDLKTLNNLKSDLIHAGQKLLVNKEAAVSAPAEPAKNPAPANPVQNDKVDVLTIAQDLLGTPYVWAGSTPEGFDCSGFIYYAFNKAGKKMGRYSSEGYYNRAYYVNDPQPGDLVFFENTYKAGISHMGIYLGNNEFIHAGDNGVEISNLDNPYYKKHFEGFKRFY from the coding sequence TTGAAGAAACAAGCCGCATCTCTCATAACCGCCGCTGTTCTGACTTCTGCCTTCTCGAGTGTCGCTTCTGCAGATACATATATTGTGAAAAAAGGGGATACATTATCCCGCATTGCCATTACATATAAAACAACTGTTGTTGATTTGAAAAAGGCAAATAATTTATCTTCTGATTTAATTTATGTGAACCAGACTATAACTGTTCCAGATTCCAAGGTGGTGTCTAAGCCTGATGTTGCTTCTTCAGTGCAGGCAGCAAAAACAGAAACAGCTTCTGTTTATGTCGTCGTGAGCGGGGATACACTCAGCAAGATCGCTTCCTTGCATAAAATTTCACTAAGCAATCTTATGAAGTGGAATAACCTGAGCAGCCATTTGATTTACCCTGGCCAGAAGCTGAAGGTATCGAACGAATCAGCTTCAACAACTCCGGCACCGGCAACAACACAGCCGGCCCCAGTATCCAGCCCGAAAGCACCTGCAGCGCCAGCTAAGCAGGCACAATCAACATACATAATCAAACCAGGTGATACACTTAGCGGAATCAGCAAGCAAGTTGGCATGTCCGTGAAGGATCTTAAAACACTGAACAACCTGAAGTCGGACCTGATCCATGCCGGACAGAAATTGCTGGTTAACAAGGAAGCTGCCGTTTCCGCTCCTGCAGAACCTGCAAAGAATCCGGCACCTGCTAACCCTGTGCAAAATGATAAAGTTGATGTCCTGACAATTGCCCAGGACCTTCTCGGTACTCCATACGTCTGGGCCGGCAGCACACCTGAAGGTTTCGACTGCAGCGGATTCATCTACTATGCCTTCAACAAAGCCGGCAAGAAGATGGGACGTTATTCATCGGAAGGCTATTATAACCGTGCCTACTATGTGAATGATCCGCAGCCTGGCGATCTGGTATTCTTCGAAAATACTTATAAAGCAGGTATTTCCCACATGGGTATCTACCTGGGCAACAATGAATTCATCCACGCAGGTGATAATGGCGTCGAGATTTCCAACCTGGACAACCCATATTACAAAAAGCACTTTGAAGGCTTCAAACGGTTTTATTAA
- a CDS encoding SWIM zinc finger family protein: MAVIPDHQAPIFKEAAEKLNRMLKSEVEEDARLVQKGLMLYRQGTVHHLKYMVKSIWATVQDVTPVRVYINVAEPEESSCTCPANSFCRHRLAAFFQAYSDVASVSDWVEAWRKPAKEQLNAEKWGLQRAKDLVKKDTRTGHDYDSWAASFRESFEDIVKGQGEPKAYVVPGLFRSYIRRVEVSAPLEAVWKNLYMIAASVHSFNLLTDLAREFGHEEEPTMDRYYRPLFEDLFNDAEEYVERLAYGTMPFSFDTFLEELKDESIGLTMPDASVGYDRIDLYRLLWEKLFKNGSWRDAELARLEAFGDDKRDLVEEIALIHQLVLAKQDVEALKRFTALHVGSLPYMFYWLDGFRVQREWNRMGPFIEYLVQQLRNYLKHLSDYYACKKFTRYALKLVGTYTREIGRGELYDRALAQAMPYSFYEYEDSLFEKQQYEQWGELQSYFGFEYNSISNERIKVLQKVAPEVLIPLYHQMIGDLVEMKNRSSYKQAARLLKKLRTVYKKLKRVPEWEDFFEKLLVRTKRLRAFHEECMRSKLIEVEEA; this comes from the coding sequence GTGGCTGTCATACCTGATCACCAGGCACCGATTTTTAAAGAAGCTGCTGAAAAATTGAATAGAATGCTCAAATCGGAGGTCGAGGAGGATGCTCGTCTTGTGCAAAAGGGGCTGATGCTTTATCGCCAGGGGACCGTCCACCATTTGAAGTATATGGTGAAGTCGATCTGGGCGACGGTCCAGGACGTGACACCGGTTCGTGTGTACATAAATGTTGCGGAGCCTGAGGAGAGCAGCTGCACCTGCCCTGCTAATTCCTTTTGCCGCCACCGTCTTGCTGCGTTTTTCCAGGCTTATAGTGATGTGGCCAGTGTTTCCGACTGGGTCGAAGCCTGGCGCAAGCCTGCCAAGGAACAGCTGAACGCGGAAAAATGGGGACTGCAGCGTGCGAAGGATCTGGTGAAAAAGGATACTCGGACGGGACATGATTATGATAGCTGGGCCGCTTCCTTTCGGGAGAGCTTCGAGGACATCGTCAAGGGCCAGGGCGAGCCGAAAGCCTATGTCGTACCTGGGTTGTTCCGTTCCTATATTCGCCGCGTTGAGGTATCCGCTCCGCTGGAGGCTGTTTGGAAAAACCTTTATATGATTGCAGCATCGGTCCATTCTTTTAATCTGCTCACTGATTTGGCCCGTGAATTCGGACACGAAGAAGAGCCGACAATGGATCGCTATTACCGGCCGCTGTTCGAGGATTTGTTCAATGATGCAGAGGAATATGTCGAGCGCCTAGCTTATGGGACAATGCCGTTTTCGTTTGATACGTTTTTGGAAGAGCTAAAGGATGAGAGTATTGGCTTGACGATGCCTGATGCATCTGTTGGCTATGACCGGATTGATTTGTATCGGCTGTTATGGGAAAAACTTTTTAAAAATGGGAGCTGGCGTGATGCCGAGCTGGCACGACTTGAAGCATTTGGCGATGACAAGCGGGATCTGGTCGAGGAGATTGCTTTGATTCATCAACTTGTTCTAGCCAAGCAAGACGTAGAAGCGTTGAAGCGATTCACTGCTCTTCATGTAGGTTCGCTTCCATATATGTTTTATTGGCTTGACGGCTTCCGCGTGCAGCGTGAGTGGAACCGGATGGGACCATTCATCGAATACCTCGTCCAGCAGCTGCGGAATTATCTGAAGCACCTGAGTGATTATTATGCTTGTAAAAAATTCACCCGTTATGCGTTGAAGCTTGTCGGGACTTATACGCGTGAGATCGGCCGCGGCGAACTGTACGACCGGGCGCTGGCACAGGCAATGCCATATAGTTTTTATGAATATGAAGATTCCTTATTTGAAAAACAACAATACGAACAATGGGGCGAATTGCAGTCCTACTTTGGCTTTGAATATAATTCGATTTCAAACGAGCGGATTAAGGTTTTACAAAAAGTAGCTCCTGAAGTCCTGATCCCGCTGTATCACCAGATGATCGGCGATTTAGTTGAAATGAAAAACCGCAGCAGCTACAAGCAGGCCGCACGTTTGCTCAAAAAACTCCGCACGGTCTATAAAAAACTGAAGCGCGTCCCAGAATGGGAAGATTTCTTTGAAAAACTGCTCGTGAGGACAAAACGATTGAGGGCTTTCCATGAAGAATGTATGCGGAGCAAACTGATTGAGGTGGAAGAAGCATAG
- a CDS encoding DEAD/DEAH box helicase yields MLEIKQIHIDVLPVTGGRYFLSAEDFEGFDLKLSEWKKLLFFRHKESYYGTMLESDKWGVAEGVTLSAWQLVTLFGEESFNRLVEWEWDDLGDICLSTAHAIYDAILAKEWHPDFTQLDGEDFRWKLPESVLDEFHEPFWEESLKINDENLPVRDFVADLFHHSLESYFHENETMKYLLGDKLDVLRKKQLSASQLAAYFDEDRWLEWIGLKDNPAPFSIGMRLEEPMDDLGDWKLGLFLRGKDEPMLIEARDYESYPAGWDLYSDKVEDEEKRLASIFPWIEEDGRLKSTLTEDEAWMFLTEVSETLIALGIEILLPSWWEAIKNANLKVKARLKGQTGYRRSFVGLNAMLDYDWRFSMNGVDLSEDDFQRLVNEKRRLVYLKGRWIKLDHGFIRQIQDLMKKADKEGLHIRDLLQQELSDEEEDGEGIEDPRAFAKIQIELNRHWKQMMKQLSETKEIPDMPVPAGLHGELRPYQKLGMNWLLFLRKYGFGALLADDMGLGKTIQLISYILSVKEQENSDHPALIICPTSVLGNWQKEIERFAPDLRVHLHYGPNRLKGTIFTEEATGSDIVLTSYGLTHLDFEDLESIEWSSIAIDEAQNIKNADTKQSRAVRKLKGKHHIALTGTPMENRLSELWSIFDFTNRGYLGSAGQFQKQFILPIEKEDKKEKIRQLQSLIKPFLLRRTKKDEEVALNLPDKVEQKEYCPLSAEQASLYEQLVKDTFAQIETLSSFERKGLILQLLSRLKQLCNHPALYLKEENPKQLVDRSAKMEKMIELVSAVLEQEESCIIFTQYIGMGEMIQAALKKKFGIDVPFLNGSLPKTKRDELITKFQNREFPVFLLSLKAGGTGLNLTAANHVVHYDRWWNPAVENQATDRAYRIGQSRFVHVHKLISTGTLEEKIDAMLEKKQSLNDQIIQSDSWITELSTDELHELVFLS; encoded by the coding sequence ATGCTTGAGATTAAGCAGATTCATATAGATGTGCTGCCGGTTACGGGCGGGCGGTATTTTTTGAGTGCTGAGGATTTTGAGGGTTTTGACCTTAAGCTCTCGGAGTGGAAGAAGCTTCTCTTTTTCCGCCATAAAGAGAGTTATTATGGGACGATGCTGGAGTCTGACAAATGGGGCGTTGCCGAGGGAGTGACTCTGAGCGCCTGGCAGCTGGTGACTCTGTTTGGCGAGGAGAGCTTCAATCGGCTTGTTGAGTGGGAATGGGATGACCTTGGCGATATTTGCCTGTCGACGGCCCATGCGATTTATGATGCGATCCTCGCGAAGGAGTGGCATCCTGATTTTACCCAGCTTGATGGCGAGGATTTCCGATGGAAACTTCCGGAGAGCGTGTTAGATGAATTCCATGAGCCATTCTGGGAGGAATCGTTGAAAATCAATGACGAGAATTTGCCGGTGCGTGATTTCGTAGCGGACCTATTTCATCATAGTCTGGAGTCCTACTTCCATGAAAATGAGACGATGAAGTACTTGCTTGGCGACAAGCTTGATGTGTTGCGGAAAAAGCAGCTATCAGCTTCGCAGCTGGCTGCTTATTTTGACGAAGATCGCTGGCTTGAATGGATTGGCCTGAAGGACAATCCGGCTCCATTCTCGATTGGGATGCGCCTCGAGGAGCCAATGGATGATCTCGGTGACTGGAAGCTTGGGTTATTTTTGCGTGGCAAGGATGAACCGATGCTGATTGAAGCCCGGGACTATGAAAGCTATCCTGCCGGCTGGGATTTATATAGCGATAAAGTTGAGGATGAAGAGAAGCGGCTGGCATCGATTTTTCCGTGGATTGAGGAGGACGGCCGCCTGAAGTCGACTCTCACCGAGGATGAAGCTTGGATGTTTTTGACCGAGGTGAGTGAAACGCTGATTGCGCTCGGTATTGAAATCCTACTTCCTTCCTGGTGGGAAGCGATCAAGAACGCGAACCTCAAGGTGAAGGCGCGTCTGAAGGGCCAGACTGGCTACCGCCGCTCATTCGTCGGATTGAATGCGATGCTTGATTATGACTGGCGTTTTTCGATGAATGGTGTAGATTTGAGCGAAGATGATTTCCAGCGCCTCGTGAATGAAAAGCGTCGCCTTGTCTATCTAAAAGGCCGCTGGATTAAGCTTGACCATGGCTTCATCCGCCAGATTCAGGATTTGATGAAAAAAGCGGATAAGGAAGGGCTTCACATCCGCGATTTGCTTCAGCAGGAGCTATCTGATGAGGAAGAAGACGGAGAAGGAATCGAGGACCCAAGGGCATTCGCTAAAATTCAGATTGAATTGAACCGCCACTGGAAGCAGATGATGAAGCAACTGTCGGAAACGAAGGAAATCCCCGATATGCCGGTCCCTGCTGGCCTGCATGGTGAGCTGCGCCCATATCAGAAGCTCGGGATGAACTGGCTGCTGTTTTTGCGGAAATATGGATTCGGCGCCTTGCTTGCCGATGACATGGGACTTGGGAAAACGATTCAGCTGATTTCTTATATTCTGTCGGTAAAAGAGCAGGAAAACAGCGATCATCCCGCGTTGATCATCTGCCCGACTTCTGTTCTCGGAAACTGGCAGAAAGAGATCGAACGTTTCGCGCCTGATTTGCGCGTCCACCTTCATTACGGGCCGAACCGCCTGAAGGGCACCATTTTTACCGAAGAAGCTACAGGCTCGGATATCGTGCTGACCTCCTATGGCCTGACGCACCTCGATTTCGAGGATCTTGAAAGCATTGAATGGAGCAGCATCGCCATTGACGAGGCACAGAATATCAAGAATGCCGATACGAAGCAGTCCCGTGCGGTGAGGAAGCTGAAGGGCAAGCACCATATCGCCCTGACCGGAACGCCGATGGAAAACCGCCTGTCTGAGCTGTGGTCGATTTTCGATTTTACCAACCGCGGCTATCTTGGCAGCGCGGGGCAGTTCCAGAAGCAGTTCATCCTGCCGATTGAAAAAGAAGACAAGAAGGAAAAAATCCGCCAGCTTCAGTCTCTGATCAAGCCTTTCCTCTTGAGACGCACGAAAAAGGATGAAGAAGTGGCGCTGAACCTCCCTGACAAGGTCGAACAGAAGGAATACTGCCCGCTGTCTGCGGAGCAGGCTTCTTTATACGAGCAGCTTGTAAAAGACACCTTTGCCCAGATTGAAACGCTATCGAGCTTCGAGCGCAAAGGCTTGATTTTACAGTTGCTGAGCAGGCTGAAGCAGCTGTGCAACCATCCTGCTTTGTATTTGAAAGAGGAGAATCCGAAGCAGCTGGTCGACCGTTCTGCGAAGATGGAGAAGATGATCGAGCTGGTGAGCGCTGTCCTCGAACAGGAAGAAAGCTGCATCATTTTTACCCAGTATATTGGAATGGGCGAGATGATCCAGGCCGCGCTGAAAAAGAAATTCGGCATTGATGTTCCGTTCCTGAACGGGAGCCTGCCGAAGACGAAGCGGGATGAATTGATCACGAAATTCCAGAACCGCGAATTCCCTGTGTTCCTGCTGTCTCTGAAGGCCGGCGGCACCGGGTTGAACCTGACTGCAGCAAACCATGTTGTCCATTACGACCGCTGGTGGAATCCGGCCGTCGAAAATCAGGCAACCGACCGAGCCTACCGCATCGGACAGAGCCGCTTCGTGCACGTGCACAAGCTGATCAGCACCGGAACACTCGAGGAAAAAATCGACGCCATGCTCGAGAAGAAGCAGTCACTGAACGACCAGATCATCCAGAGCGACAGCTGGATCACCGAGCTGTCGACCGATGAACTGCATGAGTTGGTGTTTTTGTCATAA
- the ssb gene encoding single-stranded DNA-binding protein — MINQVTLVGRLTKDPDLRYTPDGKAVSNITLAVNRHYKNASGEIEADFVHCILWGKTAENTVNYCKKGAVLGVTGRIQTRNYDNQEGKRVYVTEVVAEGVRFLSSKPAGTRETTQQAPQAPRQPQPVPQREELPFA, encoded by the coding sequence GTGATCAATCAAGTTACACTAGTCGGCAGACTGACTAAGGATCCAGACCTCAGGTACACTCCTGATGGCAAGGCAGTATCAAATATTACGCTTGCTGTAAACCGGCATTACAAAAATGCCAGCGGGGAAATCGAAGCTGATTTTGTCCACTGCATCCTCTGGGGCAAGACGGCCGAGAACACGGTGAATTACTGTAAAAAAGGAGCAGTGCTAGGTGTCACTGGTCGAATCCAGACGAGAAACTATGATAACCAGGAAGGCAAACGTGTCTATGTGACAGAAGTGGTTGCAGAAGGAGTCAGATTTTTGAGCTCAAAACCTGCGGGAACTAGGGAGACGACACAGCAGGCTCCTCAAGCACCACGGCAGCCTCAGCCTGTTCCACAAAGAGAGGAGCTTCCTTTTGCATAA
- a CDS encoding YwpF-like family protein: protein MKTFKLISMQLADDDALVDIEMEDGLIINKEDEKGTWLVEVFADHKYIPYFQDACDNDKEIIVQVVITKPENDPAAFLTKVCCVKKLKGHASILLTGKLTKPKSDYPEKLLEYLMDKGYKGEELLAEFKEKIITRPQILQPKKVL from the coding sequence ATGAAGACGTTTAAGTTGATTTCAATGCAGCTTGCTGATGATGATGCTTTAGTGGATATCGAAATGGAAGACGGCCTGATTATCAATAAAGAGGATGAAAAAGGAACCTGGCTTGTCGAGGTTTTTGCCGATCATAAATACATTCCTTATTTCCAGGATGCTTGCGACAACGACAAAGAAATCATCGTCCAAGTCGTCATCACCAAACCAGAAAACGACCCGGCAGCATTTTTAACAAAAGTATGCTGCGTGAAGAAGCTGAAGGGCCATGCCAGCATCCTCCTAACGGGAAAACTCACCAAACCGAAGAGCGATTATCCGGAAAAATTGCTGGAGTACCTTATGGATAAAGGCTACAAAGGCGAAGAACTGCTAGCAGAATTCAAGGAAAAAATCATAACAAGGCCGCAGATTCTGCAGCCGAAAAAAGTGTTATGA
- a CDS encoding type II toxin-antitoxin system HicA family toxin: MASWKDLRRFLENDGYVLVRHGRDDIYEKTMSNGEIKRVRVSKGTGEIGKGLFARILKQQLDVNKEYFNERLSKKSK, translated from the coding sequence GTGGCTAGTTGGAAAGATCTGAGAAGGTTTTTAGAAAACGATGGCTATGTCCTAGTCAGGCATGGCAGAGATGACATCTATGAAAAAACTATGTCAAATGGGGAAATTAAGCGTGTTAGGGTATCAAAGGGAACTGGGGAGATAGGCAAAGGCTTATTCGCAAGAATCTTGAAGCAGCAACTAGATGTCAACAAAGAATATTTCAATGAGAGACTTAGCAAAAAGAGCAAGTAA
- the fabZ gene encoding 3-hydroxyacyl-ACP dehydratase FabZ — translation MMDITQIKEIIPHRYPFLLVDKIIEIEEGKRAVGIKNVTANEEFFNGHFPDYPVMPGVLIVEALAQVGAVAVLKLEENRGKIGFFAGIDNCRFKRQVKPGDQLRLEVEMIKLRGPIGKGKAVATVDGDLACEAEITFAIK, via the coding sequence ATGATGGACATTACCCAAATCAAAGAAATCATCCCGCACCGCTATCCGTTTTTGCTTGTTGATAAAATTATTGAAATTGAAGAGGGAAAAAGGGCAGTCGGCATCAAGAACGTGACCGCTAATGAGGAGTTCTTCAACGGGCATTTCCCTGATTATCCGGTCATGCCAGGTGTGCTGATCGTGGAAGCATTGGCCCAGGTTGGAGCAGTTGCGGTTTTAAAGCTTGAAGAAAACCGAGGTAAAATCGGATTCTTCGCCGGCATTGATAATTGCCGTTTTAAGAGACAGGTAAAACCGGGTGACCAGCTTCGCCTTGAAGTGGAAATGATCAAGCTCCGCGGCCCGATTGGAAAAGGTAAAGCCGTCGCTACAGTAGATGGCGATTTGGCTTGTGAAGCCGAGATTACCTTTGCGATTAAATAA
- a CDS encoding DNA-directed RNA polymerase subunit beta: protein MALNKNNQEAITREAVKKEKKQTREKKKRIRVRLIPIWLRIIIVILLLAASVVLGAMFGYGVMGSGKAKDVFEKSTWTHIIDLVNRE, encoded by the coding sequence ATGGCTTTGAACAAGAATAATCAAGAAGCAATAACGCGTGAAGCAGTGAAAAAAGAAAAGAAGCAAACACGCGAGAAAAAGAAAAGAATCCGGGTTCGCCTTATTCCGATCTGGCTTCGGATTATTATTGTGATCCTCCTGTTAGCCGCAAGCGTCGTGCTAGGTGCCATGTTCGGTTATGGTGTAATGGGCAGCGGCAAAGCGAAGGATGTTTTTGAGAAGTCAACCTGGACCCATATAATTGATTTAGTAAATAGAGAATAA
- a CDS encoding flagellar hook-basal body protein → MNRTMITATNTLSQLQKQMDMISHNLANIDTAGYKRREASFTDLLVQEYRNQPNNALEPQNRMTPFNIRQGTGARLGQIQMILSQGSLKSTGRDLDTAFTAEGQFYRVMVQNEDGSSAMRLTRNGSLYLSPLSDTESMLVNSDGHAILDENGQPITITGNVKNIKINDKGLFIAEMYDGTSREVNLGVILINKPQFLEQKGANLLGLPDNLAELGVTEEEVMTNLTGPLRNQIAIQQGVLEQSNVDMSKEMTDLINVQRSYQFHSKSITLADQMLGLVNGIR, encoded by the coding sequence ATGAACAGAACAATGATCACCGCAACCAATACATTATCACAGCTGCAAAAGCAAATGGACATGATTAGCCACAATCTCGCCAATATCGATACAGCAGGATACAAGCGCCGTGAAGCGTCTTTTACTGACCTGCTTGTGCAGGAATATCGCAACCAGCCTAATAATGCGCTTGAGCCGCAGAACCGGATGACACCATTTAACATTCGCCAGGGTACGGGTGCGCGTCTTGGCCAAATCCAGATGATCCTTTCACAGGGCAGTTTGAAATCGACCGGACGTGACCTTGATACGGCATTTACGGCAGAAGGGCAATTTTATCGGGTGATGGTCCAGAATGAAGATGGCAGTTCAGCGATGCGTTTGACTAGAAATGGTTCCCTTTATCTGTCGCCGCTGTCTGATACTGAGTCAATGCTTGTCAATAGCGACGGGCATGCTATTCTAGATGAGAACGGCCAGCCAATCACGATAACAGGTAATGTAAAGAACATTAAAATTAATGATAAAGGCCTTTTTATAGCTGAAATGTATGATGGGACAAGCCGAGAAGTGAATCTTGGTGTAATATTGATAAATAAGCCTCAATTTTTAGAGCAAAAAGGGGCGAATTTGCTTGGGTTACCAGACAATCTGGCTGAACTTGGCGTTACCGAGGAAGAGGTCATGACGAACCTGACAGGCCCTTTGAGGAATCAAATCGCCATCCAGCAAGGAGTCCTTGAGCAATCAAATGTAGATATGAGCAAAGAAATGACGGATCTAATCAATGTACAGCGGAGCTATCAGTTCCACTCGAAATCGATTACACTGGCTGATCAAATGCTCGGACTAGTGAACGGAATCCGTTAA
- a CDS encoding flagellar hook-basal body protein yields MFKGFYTVASGMLAQQRRTEMLTNNMSNANTPGYKADQAGMRAFPEMLLQRFDKQHIPTEKGLNLPFNKEIGTINTGVYMQEAIPKFIQGDLRETGRKTDVGLLDINMPENGSVFFTVRNTDGTVRYTRNGNFTIDAQGYLTTGSGHYVLDSAGQQIQLSSDRFTVNEGGILTGENGETAALGVAYANNPLRLIKEGDGLFRTEDGGQLPTAVGADGVQFRMQQGFLEQSNVDISRTMTDMMSAYRAFEANQKILQAYDKSMDKAANEIGRL; encoded by the coding sequence ATGTTCAAAGGATTTTACACAGTAGCTTCTGGGATGCTTGCACAGCAGCGCAGGACGGAAATGCTGACGAATAATATGTCTAATGCCAATACGCCAGGTTACAAGGCGGACCAGGCGGGAATGAGGGCTTTTCCGGAAATGCTGCTTCAGCGCTTTGATAAGCAGCATATCCCAACTGAAAAGGGCCTGAATTTGCCGTTCAACAAGGAGATTGGCACAATCAATACAGGTGTATACATGCAAGAAGCAATCCCGAAATTCATCCAGGGTGATTTGCGCGAAACAGGGCGGAAGACGGATGTCGGATTGCTGGATATAAATATGCCTGAAAATGGCTCGGTGTTTTTTACAGTGCGAAACACAGATGGCACGGTTCGGTATACAAGGAATGGGAATTTTACGATAGATGCTCAGGGTTATTTAACAACTGGAAGCGGACACTATGTGCTGGATTCAGCTGGGCAACAAATCCAGCTCTCGAGCGACCGTTTTACAGTAAATGAAGGCGGCATTTTAACCGGAGAGAATGGAGAAACTGCGGCTCTTGGCGTTGCCTATGCGAACAATCCGCTGCGGTTGATAAAAGAAGGTGATGGACTGTTCCGTACAGAAGATGGCGGTCAATTGCCAACTGCTGTAGGAGCTGACGGTGTCCAATTCAGGATGCAGCAAGGTTTCCTCGAACAATCCAACGTCGATATCAGCAGGACGATGACCGACATGATGTCAGCTTACCGGGCATTCGAAGCAAACCAGAAGATTCTCCAGGCTTATGATAAAAGCATGGATAAGGCTGCGAACGAAATCGGAAGGCTATAG